A genomic stretch from Pristiophorus japonicus isolate sPriJap1 chromosome 6, sPriJap1.hap1, whole genome shotgun sequence includes:
- the LOC139265917 gene encoding guanine nucleotide-binding protein subunit beta-4: MSELEQLRQEAEQLRNQIKDARKACGDSTLAQITAGLDSVGRIQMRTRRTLRGHLAKIYAMHWGSDSRLLVSASQDGKLIIWDSYTTNKMHAIPLRSSWVMTCAYAPSGNYVACGGLDNICSIYSLKTREGNVRVSRELPGHTGYLSCCRFLDDNQIVTSSGDTSCALWDIETGHQTTMFTGHTGDVMSLTLSPDMRSFVSGACDASAKLWDIRDGMCRQSFIGHLSDINAVCFFPNGNAFATGSDDATCRLFDLRADQELMMYSHDNIICGITSVAFSKSGRLLLAGYDDFNCNVWDSLKGDRAGVLAGHDNRVSCLGITDDGMAVATGSWDSFLKIWN; the protein is encoded by the exons GATGCAAGGAAAGCTTGTGGCGATTCCACCCTAGCCCAG ATCACAGCTGGTCTGGATTCAGTTGGTCGAATCCAAATGCGTACAAGGCGTACATTGAGGGGACATTTGGCTAAAATCTATGCCATGCATTGGGGATCagactccag ACTTTTAGTCAGTGCATCTCAAGATGGAAAGTTAATCATCTGGGACAGTTATACAACAAACAAA ATGCATGCTATCCCTTTACGATCATCGTGGGTTATGACTTGTGCATATGCTCCATCTGGAAACTATGTTGCTTGTGGTGGGCTGGACAACATCTGTTCAATATACAGCTTGAAAACTAGGGAGGGCAATGTTCGAGTGAGCAGGGAACTACCAGGACACACAG GTTACTTATCATGTTGTCGTTTTCTGGATGACAACCAGATTGTTACAAGTTCAGGAGATACAAGTTG TGCTTTATGGGACATTGAAACGGGCCATCAAACCACCATGTTTACAGGACATACTGGGGACGTCATGAGTCTCACTCTTAGTCCTGACATGAGGAGTTTTGTTTCTGGTGCTTGTGATGCTTCTGCCAAACTCTGGGATATTCGAGATGGAATGTGCAGACAATCATTCATTGGACATTTGTCCGATATTAATGCAGTTTGT TTCTTCCCTAATGGAAATGCATTTGCCACTGGGTCAGATGATGCCACTTGTAGATTGTTCGACCTCCGAGCAGACCAGGAGCTGATGATGTACTCCCATGATAATATTATATGTGGGATTACGTCAGTTGCATTTTCCAAAAGTGGGCGCCTCCTGCTTGCAGGCTATGATGACTTTAATTGCAATGTTTGGGATTCTTTGAAGGGAGATCGTGCAG GAGTGCTTGCTGGACATGATAATCGTGTCAGCTGTTTAGGCATCACTGATGATGGAATGGCTGTAGCAACAGGATCATGGGACAGTTTCCTGAAAATCTGGAATTGA